From the Ignavibacteriales bacterium genome, the window TCATAATACCAATTTTTAATTTTATCCATTCGTTCGTACCCAACTATGGCTTTGTAATCATCATCTTCGCATTCTTAATGAAGATACTGCTGAACCCGCTGACAAAGTCACAGACTGAATCTATGAAAAAGATGGGACAACTGAGCCCTAAGATGCAGGCTATCCGCGAGAAGTATAAGGATAACGCAATGAAACAGAATGAAGAGATAATGAAGTTGTATAAAGAGGAGAAGATTAATCCGGCTGGTGGCTGTCTGCCGATGCTCTTACAGCTCCCAATATTATACGCATTATTTGGCGTGTTCAGATCCACTATTGAATTAAGACAACAGCCATTTATACTTTGGATACACGATCTCGCCTCTCCGGATGTGATATTCACATTACCATTTAAGATTCCTCTATTTGGAATCAGCCAGGTATCCGGACTTGCACTTCTGATGGGTATAACTATGTTCGTGCAGCAAAAGATGACTGTGACCGATCCGAAGCAAAAAGCTATGGTGTATGTCTTCCCGGTATTTCTGACTTTATTGTTCTTCAGCTTCCCGGCTGGACTTAACCTTTATTACTTTACCTTTAACCTATTATCGATTGCTCAGCAGATATATAAGAATAAATTCGGTAAAGAAGAGGATCCGAAAGATAAAAAGCCGGGTATTATGAGTAAGCTATGGAATAACGTTAAAGAGCAAATGCCAAAGCTTCCTGATGCTGAAGAAATGCGAAAAATACAGCAGGGCAGAAAGCCTAAAAGAAGATAATTCGTTCAGTTATATTCGGATATGGATAACATACCGAAAGAGACAGATGCTCCAAAAATACTCATAGTTCAGATCGGAAAACTGGGTGACATGATACTTACTACTCCCCTGTTTTCCAATCTGAAACTCCTTTATCCAAATTGCGAAATACATGTCCTCGCCAGCCAACTGAATTACGAAATTCCACTTTACCATAAAGACGTCCAAAACACTCATATATATATAAAAGGCTCACTGCGGACGATTCCGTTATTGATGAGATTGCGGCAGAATAGATTCGATTATTGGATAGATACGAAGGTAGAATACTCAAGAACTTCAAGAACTCTTGTCCGTTATGCAAAGCCGATACGATCCCTCGGTTATAACAATGATGATAACCTCTTCGACATCGACCTGACTGAATACAAGATCGGCAATCATGCTGTTGAAATAAATCTTACACCACTAAAGGTTCTTGCGCCTTTTTTTACAATTGAGAGTAAACGCCCAACTTTATTCATACCCGGCAAAGCAAAGGAGAAAGTAAAACCATTCCTGAATGAAATACCCGGAAAGAAAACTCTTCTGAATATCTCCGCCGGAAAAACAAATAGGATCTGGGGCAGAGAAAAATGGAAAAAACTGCTGGAGCTTTTTAATGAGGACGATGAATGGAGCATAATAATAAACGCATACGGGTATGATGACAAAGAAGTTGCTAAAATACTTATCGAACAGGTCAAAAACAAAAATATCTATTGGTATTCAGGCGAATATATGGAAATTGCAGAAATTGTAAAATATTGTAATGCCGTAATATCTGCTGATACATCTATTGTACATATGGCATCAGCTTTTAATGTACCCGTTGTGGATATGTTTACTAATGTAAAGTGGAATATCGAGAGATTTGCTCCCCTCTCTGATAAAAGCGAGATAATTGTATCGGAAGATAAGGACTCCCTTAAAACAATAACGCCCGAAATGGTATTCCGGGCGTTCGAAGAATTGAAAATATCTTAGTGGAAATGCCGAGAGTCGAACTCGGGTCCGAAGTGAAGCCAATTAAAACCTCTACATGAATATCCTGCCATTGAATCTTACAATGCTTTGCCCGGCAGGCGAACCGCCGCATTGCCAGTCCGTTTATCTTGCTTAAGTTACCGGACACTCACTTAAGCCAGCCTATCTATTTTGACACCTTATCCCTATCCAATAGGCGGAGACGTGGGTAAGATGAAGCTGATTATTTTATTAAGCAGCTAAAGCGTAATTGTTATTATCGCCAATTATGATTGTTCCGCCGTTTAATGTGTCTGCGGAGAACACAGCATGCAGTTTTAATCCTCTTTCACCCCGTCGAAACCGTTGCATTCCCATAATCGAAAATATATTATATAATCGGCTTATTTGATATATTTTAAAAGAACTTAGATCAAACATTTAAAACAATACGTAGCTAATGTTAGTTCCTATGAGGTCTTTATGTTAGAAGAAGTTTTTACATTTGGTGTATTCTCTTCTTCTTTAATTACCTCTTCCTCTACAGCCGAAGTATGTGTATCTGCCAGCACAGCTTTTTTCTTGAAATTACCCCCGTATAAAACACCAACAGGAATTATAACACAGTACCCGATAACCAAAAGTATCGGAGAAAGTACAGTTGCCATAAATCCGTCTACTGTACGGTCGGATGCCATTAACATGTATCCTATAATAATAACCACAATACCCAGCCCTATAATGCTGTAATTCATTGTGTTGAGAGAAAGATGTAAATGTTCCTCTTTTTTGCTCTTTTTACTTTTCAGCTTTTGTAAATTCGATGATTTTACTTTAGCCATGATTATTTATTAATTTTTGACAATTCGTCGTAATAGTAAGATATGGTTTTTATTCCCTTATAGAAATTCCTTAAATCAAAATTTTCATTCGGAGAATGTGTATTTTCTGTCGGTAATCCAAACCCTAGCAATATCGTAGGTGCTCCAAGGAGGGTCTGAAAGGTCTCTACAACCGGAATAGAGCCGCCTTCGCGCATAAATATGGGGTCTTTTCCGTAGGCTTTCTTCATCGCAGTAACTGCAGCTTTCATTGCTTCCGTATCAATCGGTGTAAGCGCAGGTTTAGCGTGATGCATTCCCTTTACTTCTACCTTCATTGTCTTTGGAGTAATACTCATAACATAATCTGTAAATTGCTTTTCAACTTTTAGCGGATCCTGATCGGCAACCAGCCTCATTGAGATCTTCGCCCCGGCTTTTGACGGGAGGACTGTCTTTGCACCTTCACCCTGGAAACCGCCCCATATACCATTACAGTCAAGTGTCGGTCTTGCAGAATCTCTTTCAAGTGTCGAGTAGCCCTCTTCACCGAAGACTTCTTCTATATCAAGATCTTTTTTGTATCCTTCCTCGTCAAAGGGTAACTTAGTATATTCTTCTCTTTCTGCGGAAGTCAGCTCAAGCACGTCATCATAAAATCCGGGGATCTGTATCTTTCCTTTATCGTCCTTTAATTTACAGATTATATGTGCAAGGGCATTAATAGGATTATCTACAGCACCTCCGAAACTTCCTGAATGCAGGTCACGATTAGGACCAGTGAGCCTTACTTCCATATAACATAATCCCCTTAATGCATAACATATTGATGGATGTTCTTCGCTATGCATCGACGTATCGGACACAAGTACATAGTCACACTTCAGCAGATCCTTGTTATCCTTTATGAACTGGTCGAGATGCTCACTGCCGATCTCTTCTTCCCCTTCCGATATAACTTTAACGTTGACCGGAAGTTTTCCATGCGTTTTGAGATGAGACTGGATGCTTTTTATGTGTATAAAGAATTGTCCTTTATCATCTGTTGCACCCCGCGCATATATCTTGTCCCCCTTTATTATTGGTTCAAAAGGCGGGTTAGTCCAAAGATCAAGCGGGTCTACAGGCTGTACGTCATAGTGTCCGTAAACAAGAACCGTCGGGGCATCATCCCCTGCGTGAAGCCAATCTCCGTAAACTACGGGGTGACCGGGTGTTTCAAATATTTTGACGTTTTCAAGTCCCGCTTCCTCCATTTTAGACTTAACGAATTCAGCAGCTTTTTTGACGTCACCTTTGTTTTCAGGATTTGTACTAATAGAAGGTATTCTCAAGAACTCCATAAGCTCATTAAGAAATACATCCTTGTTATCGTCTATGTATTTAATAGTATCTTCCATCAATAAAAATGCGATTATATTAATATAATCGCATAATTTAGTTATTTATTATCAAATATTAAACTAAAATCAGAATGACATTATTGTCCGTCCGGTGTTTTATTAGTTTCTTCCGGAGCATTACCCATGTTTTGCAGTATTTCAAGATTTTTTTGTGCATCCTCATTACCTGGATCTAGTTCAAGCACTTTCTGGTAATCAGCAACTGCGCCATCTCTGTCTCCAAGTGCCTGCTTTGCGCTTCCTCTTAAAAGATATGTTATTGCATACTCGTCGTTAATAACTATAGCATCATCGAATGCCTTTATAGCATCTTCATATTGTCCCATGTTAAAGTATGCAAGTCCCTTATAAATTATTGCATTTGTACTTCCAAGTTGTTCTGCTTTAATAAAGTGTGTAAGTGCGTTGGAGTAATCCTTATTTGTAAGGTATGAATCTCCATATTCCAGCTCAAGCCTTGAAGATTTTGGATCTCTTGCTATACCCTTTTCAAAAGTAGCATATGCTTTGGGAAAATCTCCCAGTTTCTCATATGTTTCAGCATATATTATATAATCATCCGGCTCGAAATAATCATCCGGAACTTTCTGGAAAAATACGATTGCTTCG encodes:
- a CDS encoding glycosyltransferase family 9 protein, with amino-acid sequence MDNIPKETDAPKILIVQIGKLGDMILTTPLFSNLKLLYPNCEIHVLASQLNYEIPLYHKDVQNTHIYIKGSLRTIPLLMRLRQNRFDYWIDTKVEYSRTSRTLVRYAKPIRSLGYNNDDNLFDIDLTEYKIGNHAVEINLTPLKVLAPFFTIESKRPTLFIPGKAKEKVKPFLNEIPGKKTLLNISAGKTNRIWGREKWKKLLELFNEDDEWSIIINAYGYDDKEVAKILIEQVKNKNIYWYSGEYMEIAEIVKYCNAVISADTSIVHMASAFNVPVVDMFTNVKWNIERFAPLSDKSEIIVSEDKDSLKTITPEMVFRAFEELKIS
- a CDS encoding dipeptidase translates to MEDTIKYIDDNKDVFLNELMEFLRIPSISTNPENKGDVKKAAEFVKSKMEEAGLENVKIFETPGHPVVYGDWLHAGDDAPTVLVYGHYDVQPVDPLDLWTNPPFEPIIKGDKIYARGATDDKGQFFIHIKSIQSHLKTHGKLPVNVKVISEGEEEIGSEHLDQFIKDNKDLLKCDYVLVSDTSMHSEEHPSICYALRGLCYMEVRLTGPNRDLHSGSFGGAVDNPINALAHIICKLKDDKGKIQIPGFYDDVLELTSAEREEYTKLPFDEEGYKKDLDIEEVFGEEGYSTLERDSARPTLDCNGIWGGFQGEGAKTVLPSKAGAKISMRLVADQDPLKVEKQFTDYVMSITPKTMKVEVKGMHHAKPALTPIDTEAMKAAVTAMKKAYGKDPIFMREGGSIPVVETFQTLLGAPTILLGFGLPTENTHSPNENFDLRNFYKGIKTISYYYDELSKINK